Within Candidatus Poribacteria bacterium, the genomic segment TGACTGAGATGGCGATCCTAGAAAAAGCAGATGTATTTGATAACTCTCCTGCCCAGGGGAAATGAGGAGGTCAGAACAGAAAGAATGTGTAAATTGCGTGTGGGTGCCTTATGAAAGTAAATTTCCGCAATACGCGCAAGCGTTCAACTTGACATCCCCCTTAAACGTTTCACGTTCAGGCGTTAGGTAGGTTTCGTAATTCGTAACACAGTTTGTGTTTTCACAAGTATGTGTAGAAGGAGCGATGTCTCGCTCTGGCGGTTGTGTCAAGATAAGCTGCTCCAGTCCCACAAGGCTGGCAATCAGTGCCATCCGCACCGGGACTGCGTTCGCGGATTGCTCGAAATACGCCGCACGCGGATCGTCATCTAACTCGTAGGCGAGTTCATTGACACGCGGGAGTGGATGCATAATCATCGCATCGGGTTTGGCATGCTTCATAACGGCTGCGTTCAACAGGTAGCTGCCCCGGACGGCTGCCGCATCCATATTCGGTGGAAGCCGTTCCTCCTGAAGTCTATTGACGTAGATGACATCCAGCCTATCAATCACCTCTGTAATACTTTCTACCTCAAGCGGTATCTGCCTATGGCACTGTTCCAGTTGTGCGAGCACCCACGGCGGCATTTGTAAGGGTTTCGGCGCGATGTGAACCAGATTCCCACCAAATCGTGCGACTGCAAGTGCGAAAGAGTGTGCCGCCCGTCCAAACTGAAGATCTCCGCAAATACCGACAGTTAACCCCTCTATCTGTGATTTTCGCTGTATAATGGTATACAGGTCCGCGAGTGCCTGTGTTGGGTGTGTATGGCTCCCGTCACCGCCGTTGATGACTGGGATGTGTGCGTGCTGTGCAATGACGCGCGCTGCACCTGCCCAGTTGTGCCGAACGACAATGAGATCGGCATAGTTTGTTACCATCCGTGCGGTATCGGCAAGTGTCTCTCCTTTGGTAGCGGAGGTTGCTTGTGGATCGGCGAAGCCGAGTGTGCCACCGTTAAGCCGTTCCATCGCACTTTCAAACGAAAGCCGGGTCCGCGTACTGGGTTCATAAAAAAGAGTTGCCAGCAGTTTACTTCGGCAGATGCCTGCCCATGTCTCCAGTTGCGACTGCATGCCTGCGGCGAGTCGAAAGATTTGTTCGATCTCAAAATTCGACAAATCGTCGAGTGTTATCAGATGCCTCATTTGCCTTTTTTTAATTTTCCTTGCGGTTCGGTCAGCGGGGTTTGGCATTTGATGTGCCTATTCGTATACCTGAAGAAACACCCAAGCAAAAACCCTACCATTTCATTACAGGCTTGGTATTTGATCTTAGAAGATCAGTTTCACGCTTTTCAATGGGTATAGGAAGGTGAAAACACCAAGCAAAATACTCCAATACGCCTGGCACGATTTCTCTTATCCTGTAAGTCCTGACTCAGGCAATTGTTGGCGGGTTGACTTGCAAACTACCAACCAATTCTTTAATTGACCCCATATCTGTATTTTTCAGGTAGGCGTGAAGACCCTTCACGACCTCCATTGATGCCTGTGGATTGACGAAGTTGGCTGTCCCGACCGCCACGGCGGATGACCCAGCGATGAAGAATTCCACAGCGTCTGTTGCCGTCATGATGCCCCCCATTCCAACGATAGGAATAGAGACGCTCTTATAAACCTCCCAAACCAATCTTAATGCCACCGGCTTTATCGCCGGACCTGAGAGTCCACCTGTCACGTTTGCGAGTTCCGGTTTCCGGGTTTCCGCGTTGATCGCCATGCCGAGGAGCGTGTTGATCGCAGAAAGCGCGTTTGCACCGGCATCCTCAACAGCGCGAGCAATCAGCGTAATATCTGTGACGTTTGGGGAGAGTTTCACCAGTAGGGGTAGATGGGTCTTTGCCCGGACTTCTGTGACGAGTTGGTGTGCCAATGTCGCATCAACACCGAAACTCATACCACCACAGTCTAAGTTCGGACAGGAGATATTCAGTTCTATACCCGCAACACCATCCACACTGTTCAGTTTTTC encodes:
- the pyrB gene encoding aspartate carbamoyltransferase, producing the protein MPNPADRTARKIKKRQMRHLITLDDLSNFEIEQIFRLAAGMQSQLETWAGICRSKLLATLFYEPSTRTRLSFESAMERLNGGTLGFADPQATSATKGETLADTARMVTNYADLIVVRHNWAGAARVIAQHAHIPVINGGDGSHTHPTQALADLYTIIQRKSQIEGLTVGICGDLQFGRAAHSFALAVARFGGNLVHIAPKPLQMPPWVLAQLEQCHRQIPLEVESITEVIDRLDVIYVNRLQEERLPPNMDAAAVRGSYLLNAAVMKHAKPDAMIMHPLPRVNELAYELDDDPRAAYFEQSANAVPVRMALIASLVGLEQLILTQPPERDIAPSTHTCENTNCVTNYETYLTPERETFKGDVKLNACAYCGNLLS
- a CDS encoding dihydroorotate dehydrogenase — translated: MDTTDLSLNVNIGGIQMRNPVMTASGTFGYGSEYVNFVDLNQLGAVVVKGVTSVPWPGNPMQRIMETPSGMLNAIGLQNVGVDGFISEKLPYLRDFDVPVIVNVCGKTVEEYLIVTEKLNSVDGVAGIELNISCPNLDCGGMSFGVDATLAHQLVTEVRAKTHLPLLVKLSPNVTDITLIARAVEDAGANALSAINTLLGMAINAETRKPELANVTGGLSGPAIKPVALRLVWEVYKSVSIPIVGMGGIMTATDAVEFFIAGSSAVAVGTANFVNPQASMEVVKGLHAYLKNTDMGSIKELVGSLQVNPPTIA